The Pseudomonas asiatica genome has a segment encoding these proteins:
- a CDS encoding ABC transporter ATP-binding protein, whose translation MGPSILVAQNLSKVVPSAEGDLTILHALSLDLAQGDSLAIVGASGSGKSTLLGLLAGLDQPSAGKVILAGHDLGPLDEDQRARVRAEHVGFVFQSFQLLDSLNALENVMLPLELDGRRDAREHARTLLERVGLGKRLSHTPRQLSGGEQQRVAIARAFAAQPAVLFADEPTGNLDSHTGERISDLLFELNKERGTTLVLVTHDERLARRCRRQIRLDAGCLVAPVEA comes from the coding sequence ATGGGCCCCAGCATTCTCGTTGCGCAGAACCTTAGCAAAGTGGTCCCCAGCGCGGAAGGTGACCTGACCATCCTGCACGCGCTGTCCCTCGACCTGGCCCAGGGCGACAGCCTGGCCATCGTCGGCGCCTCGGGCTCGGGCAAGTCGACCCTGCTCGGCCTGCTCGCCGGCCTCGACCAGCCCAGTGCCGGCAAGGTCATCCTCGCAGGCCACGACCTGGGGCCGCTGGATGAAGACCAGCGCGCGCGGGTGCGCGCCGAACATGTGGGCTTCGTGTTCCAGTCGTTCCAGCTGCTCGACAGCCTCAACGCCCTGGAAAACGTCATGCTGCCGCTGGAGCTGGATGGCCGCCGCGACGCCCGCGAACACGCGCGCACCCTGCTCGAACGGGTCGGCCTGGGCAAGCGCCTGAGCCACACCCCGCGCCAGCTTTCGGGCGGCGAACAGCAACGGGTGGCCATTGCCCGTGCCTTCGCCGCGCAACCGGCAGTGCTGTTCGCCGACGAACCCACCGGCAACCTCGACAGCCACACCGGCGAGCGCATCAGCGACCTGCTGTTCGAACTGAACAAGGAACGCGGCACCACCCTGGTGCTGGTTACCCATGACGAACGCCTGGCCCGGCGCTGCCGCCGCCAGATCCGCCTGGATGCGGGCTGCCTGGTGGCCCCGGTGGAGGCCTGA
- a CDS encoding arylesterase, which produces MRVWWLSAGLALYCLAQSAAAGTLLVVGDSISAGFGLDTRQGWVSLLQTRLRDEGFDDKVVNASISGDTSAGGQARLPALLAAHKPSLVVLELGGNDGLRGQSPAQLQQNLASMIESSRKAGAKVVLLGMRLPPNYGVRYTTAFAQAYEQLAAEKQVPLVPFFLEGVGGVPELMQADGIHPAQAAQQRLLENAWPAIKPLL; this is translated from the coding sequence ATGCGAGTGTGGTGGTTGAGTGCCGGTCTGGCCCTGTATTGCCTGGCCCAGAGCGCGGCGGCGGGAACACTGCTGGTTGTCGGCGATAGTATCAGCGCCGGTTTTGGCCTGGATACCCGCCAGGGCTGGGTCTCCCTGTTGCAGACCCGCCTGCGGGACGAAGGTTTCGACGACAAAGTGGTCAATGCATCGATCAGCGGCGACACCAGTGCAGGTGGCCAGGCGCGGCTGCCGGCGCTGCTTGCAGCGCACAAGCCGAGCCTGGTGGTGCTGGAGCTGGGCGGCAACGATGGCCTGCGCGGGCAGTCGCCAGCGCAATTGCAACAAAATCTTGCCTCGATGATCGAAAGTTCGCGCAAGGCCGGTGCCAAGGTGGTGCTGCTGGGCATGCGCCTGCCACCCAATTATGGCGTGCGCTACACCACCGCCTTCGCCCAGGCGTATGAACAGCTGGCGGCAGAAAAACAGGTGCCGCTGGTGCCGTTTTTCCTCGAGGGGGTAGGGGGCGTGCCTGAGTTGATGCAGGCGGATGGCATTCACCCGGCCCAGGCCGCCCAGCAGCGCCTGCTGGAAAATGCCTGGCCGGCGATAAAACCCTTGCTGTGA
- a CDS encoding L,D-transpeptidase family protein, producing MLPRFPAVTRSLSLAALLVAGPAAALELPLPPPGEDIIGQVHVIKAKYEDTFADIGTANDLGYLEMIAANPGVDPWLPGAGTEIILPTRYILPPGPREGIVINLAEYRLYYFPKGQNVVHTFPLGIGREGWGSPIANTKITAKTPNPTWTPPASIRAEHAADGDILPSVVPAGPDNPLGPFKFTLGVPGYLIHGSNKKFGIGMRTSHGCFRMLNNNVLELSKMVPVGTPVRIINEPYKFGISGGKVYLEAHTPLDDQGNPSVVDKHTAVINALLKREDLANNLRMNWDMVRDVVAAEDGMPVEIAVPTENQGGAPMVSSIPPELQ from the coding sequence ATGTTGCCGCGCTTTCCTGCCGTCACCCGTAGCCTGTCCCTGGCCGCCCTGCTGGTAGCAGGCCCCGCTGCTGCGCTGGAGCTGCCACTGCCACCACCCGGTGAAGACATCATCGGTCAGGTGCATGTGATCAAGGCAAAGTACGAGGACACGTTCGCCGATATCGGCACTGCCAACGACCTCGGCTACCTGGAAATGATCGCCGCCAACCCGGGCGTGGACCCATGGCTGCCAGGTGCCGGCACCGAGATCATCCTGCCGACCCGTTACATCCTGCCGCCGGGCCCGCGCGAGGGCATCGTCATCAACCTGGCCGAGTACCGCCTGTACTACTTCCCGAAAGGGCAGAACGTGGTGCATACCTTCCCGCTGGGCATTGGCCGTGAAGGCTGGGGCTCGCCGATCGCCAATACCAAGATCACCGCCAAGACGCCGAACCCGACCTGGACCCCGCCAGCGTCGATCCGTGCCGAGCACGCGGCTGACGGCGACATCCTGCCGAGCGTGGTGCCGGCTGGCCCGGACAACCCGCTGGGGCCGTTCAAGTTCACCCTCGGCGTGCCGGGCTACCTGATCCATGGTTCGAACAAGAAGTTCGGCATTGGCATGCGTACCAGCCACGGTTGCTTCCGCATGCTCAACAACAACGTGCTGGAACTGTCGAAGATGGTGCCGGTGGGTACGCCGGTGCGCATCATCAACGAGCCCTACAAGTTTGGTATCAGTGGCGGCAAGGTCTATCTGGAGGCGCACACGCCGCTGGACGACCAGGGTAATCCGTCGGTGGTCGATAAACACACTGCTGTTATCAACGCCTTGCTCAAGCGTGAAGACCTGGCCAATAACCTACGCATGAACTGGGACATGGTGCGTGACGTGGTGGCCGCGGAAGATGGCATGCCGGTGGAAATTGCCGTGCCGACCGAAAACCAGGGTGGCGCACCGATGGTTTCGAGCATTCCGCCCGAACTGCAGTAA
- the oprI gene encoding outer membrane lipoprotei OprI, which translates to MNNVLKFSALALAAVLATGCSSVSKETEARLTATEDAAARAQARADEAYRKADDALAAAQKAQQTADEANERALRMLDKASRK; encoded by the coding sequence ATGAACAACGTTCTGAAATTCTCTGCTCTGGCTCTGGCCGCAGTTCTGGCTACCGGTTGCAGCAGCGTATCCAAAGAAACCGAAGCTCGTCTGACTGCGACTGAAGACGCAGCAGCTCGCGCTCAAGCTCGTGCAGACGAAGCCTACCGTAAGGCTGACGACGCACTGGCAGCCGCTCAGAAGGCTCAGCAGACTGCTGACGAAGCCAACGAGCGCGCTCTGCGTATGCTGGACAAAGCCAGCCGCAAGTAA
- a CDS encoding GNAT family N-acetyltransferase produces the protein MSEALTIHHDQAGHQFETNVDGHRAYLTYMDLGKQTLDIYRTFVPNALRGRGIAAALTERALEYAEQMGYTVIPSCSYVERYMERQQRHSSKV, from the coding sequence ATGAGCGAAGCGCTGACCATCCACCATGACCAGGCCGGTCATCAGTTCGAGACCAACGTGGACGGTCATCGTGCCTATCTGACGTACATGGACCTGGGCAAGCAGACGCTGGACATCTATCGCACCTTCGTACCCAACGCCCTGCGCGGCCGCGGGATTGCTGCCGCCCTGACCGAACGGGCCCTGGAGTACGCTGAACAGATGGGCTACACGGTGATTCCGTCCTGCTCATACGTGGAGCGCTACATGGAGCGCCAGCAGCGGCATTCGAGCAAGGTCTGA
- a CDS encoding 3-deoxy-7-phosphoheptulonate synthase — protein sequence MADLPIDDLNVASNETLITPDQLKKEIPLSAKALQTVTAGREVVRNILDGKDHRLFVVVGPCSIHDIKAAHEYAERLKVLAEEVSDTLYLVMRVYFEKPRTTVGWKGLINDPYLDDSFKIQDGLHIGRKLLLDLAEMGLPTATEALDPISPQYLQDLISWSAIGARTTESQTHREMASGLSSAVGFKNGTDGGLTVAINALQSVSKPHRFLGINQEGGVSIVTTKGNPYGHVVLRGGNGKPNYDSVSVALCEQDLAKAKIKANIMVDCSHANSNKDPALQPLVMENVANQILEGNQSIIGLMVESHLNWGCQSIPKNLDELQYGVSITDACIDWSATEKTLRSMRTKLKDVLPQRKRG from the coding sequence ATGGCTGATTTACCGATCGATGACTTGAACGTTGCCTCCAACGAGACCCTGATCACCCCCGATCAGCTCAAGAAGGAAATCCCCCTCAGCGCCAAGGCCCTGCAGACCGTTACTGCCGGCCGTGAAGTGGTGCGCAATATTCTCGACGGCAAGGACCATCGCCTGTTCGTTGTGGTCGGCCCTTGCTCGATCCACGACATCAAGGCCGCCCACGAGTACGCCGAGCGCCTGAAAGTGCTGGCCGAGGAAGTGTCCGACACGCTGTACCTGGTCATGCGTGTGTATTTCGAAAAACCGCGCACCACCGTCGGCTGGAAAGGCCTGATCAACGACCCGTACCTGGATGACTCGTTCAAGATCCAGGATGGCCTGCACATCGGCCGCAAGCTGCTGCTGGACCTGGCCGAAATGGGCCTGCCGACCGCCACCGAAGCGCTCGACCCGATTTCCCCGCAGTACCTGCAGGACCTGATCAGCTGGTCGGCCATCGGCGCCCGCACCACCGAATCGCAGACCCACCGCGAGATGGCTTCGGGCCTGTCCTCGGCAGTCGGCTTCAAGAACGGTACTGACGGCGGCCTGACCGTTGCCATCAACGCCCTGCAGTCGGTGTCCAAACCGCACCGCTTCCTCGGCATCAACCAGGAAGGCGGCGTGTCGATCGTCACCACCAAGGGCAACCCGTACGGCCACGTGGTACTGCGCGGCGGCAACGGCAAGCCGAACTACGACTCGGTCAGCGTCGCCCTCTGCGAGCAGGACCTGGCCAAGGCCAAGATCAAGGCCAACATCATGGTCGACTGCAGCCACGCCAACTCCAACAAGGACCCGGCCCTGCAACCGCTGGTGATGGAGAACGTCGCCAACCAGATCCTCGAAGGCAACCAGTCGATCATCGGCCTGATGGTCGAGAGCCACCTGAACTGGGGCTGCCAGTCGATTCCGAAGAACCTGGACGAGCTGCAGTACGGCGTGTCGATCACCGATGCCTGCATCGACTGGTCGGCTACCGAGAAGACCCTGCGCAGCATGCGCACCAAGCTGAAGGATGTGCTGCCGCAGCGCAAGCGCGGCTGA
- a CDS encoding putative 2-dehydropantoate 2-reductase has product MHPHTPRIGIIGSGAIGGFYGLMLARAGFDVHFLLRSEYEVVREQGLTLDSAVHGNLQMKVQAYASAADMPPCDWLLVGAKATSNDQLAPLIVQAAAPGAKVVLLQNGLGVEEQLRPALRSDMHLLGGLCFICVNRQAPGVIRHQALGAVNLGYHSGPANDGGAALVNEGAELFRAAGIDSQAMPDLAQARWQKLVWNVPYNGLSVLLGASTTPLMADSHGRALIQALMAEVVQGAAACGHVLPEGYAEHLFQVTERMPDYWPSMYHDHVHKRPLELQAIYAEPLAQARAAGCHLPRMEMLYQALAFIDRGEQPR; this is encoded by the coding sequence ATGCATCCGCACACACCACGTATCGGCATCATCGGCAGTGGCGCCATCGGCGGCTTCTATGGGTTGATGCTGGCCCGGGCTGGCTTCGATGTGCATTTTCTGTTGCGCAGCGAGTACGAGGTTGTCCGCGAGCAGGGGTTGACCCTGGACAGTGCCGTGCATGGCAACTTGCAGATGAAGGTGCAGGCCTATGCCAGTGCCGCCGACATGCCACCCTGCGACTGGCTGCTGGTGGGGGCCAAGGCCACCAGCAATGACCAGTTGGCGCCGCTGATCGTGCAGGCGGCCGCACCGGGCGCCAAGGTGGTGCTGCTGCAGAACGGCCTGGGCGTGGAGGAGCAATTGCGCCCGGCCTTGCGCAGCGACATGCACCTGCTCGGCGGCCTGTGTTTCATCTGCGTCAACCGCCAGGCGCCCGGCGTGATCCGCCACCAGGCCCTGGGCGCGGTCAACCTCGGCTACCACAGCGGGCCGGCCAACGATGGCGGTGCCGCGCTGGTCAATGAAGGCGCGGAGCTGTTCCGGGCTGCGGGCATCGACTCGCAGGCCATGCCCGACCTGGCCCAGGCACGCTGGCAGAAGCTGGTGTGGAACGTGCCCTACAACGGCCTGTCGGTGCTGCTCGGCGCCAGCACCACGCCGCTGATGGCCGACAGCCATGGCCGCGCCCTGATCCAGGCCCTGATGGCCGAGGTGGTGCAGGGGGCGGCGGCGTGTGGCCATGTGTTGCCCGAGGGGTATGCCGAGCACCTGTTCCAGGTGACCGAGCGCATGCCCGACTACTGGCCCAGCATGTACCACGACCATGTCCACAAGCGCCCGCTGGAGCTGCAGGCCATCTATGCCGAGCCGTTGGCGCAGGCGCGTGCGGCAGGCTGCCACTTGCCACGCATGGAGATGCTGTACCAGGCGCTGGCTTTCATCGACCGGGGCGAACAGCCTCGCTGA
- a CDS encoding universal stress protein has product MIHSMLYATDLGVYAPFVMQHALALARTFGAELYVIHAVEPMGQFAESLLQSYLDEQTLDQLHSQGVNTVMANIEQRVLENFRDELGEEADLAVIKAVRVRQGDPAQVILDQAQRLSVDLLIFGSHSAGAGVDVPLGRTAVRLLQLSPVPVYMVPLAQHLGRRKA; this is encoded by the coding sequence ATGATCCACTCCATGCTGTACGCCACCGACCTCGGTGTCTACGCCCCTTTTGTCATGCAACACGCGCTGGCGCTGGCGCGCACATTCGGCGCCGAGTTGTATGTGATCCATGCGGTAGAGCCCATGGGCCAGTTCGCTGAATCTCTTCTGCAAAGCTACCTCGATGAGCAGACGCTCGACCAGCTGCACAGCCAGGGGGTGAACACGGTGATGGCCAATATCGAGCAGCGTGTGCTGGAAAACTTTCGCGACGAACTGGGCGAGGAGGCTGACCTGGCGGTGATCAAGGCGGTGCGAGTACGCCAGGGCGACCCGGCGCAGGTGATCCTCGACCAGGCACAGCGGCTGAGCGTCGACCTGTTGATTTTCGGTAGCCACAGTGCTGGCGCCGGCGTGGATGTGCCATTGGGGCGCACGGCGGTACGGCTGCTGCAGCTGTCGCCGGTACCGGTGTACATGGTGCCGCTGGCGCAGCATTTGGGGCGTAGGAAAGCATGA
- the cysB gene encoding HTH-type transcriptional regulator CysB, whose product MKLQQLRYIWEVAHHDLNVSATAQSLYTSQPGISKQIRLLEDELGVEVFARSGKHLTRVTPAGERIINTAGEILRKVESIKQIAQEFSNEKKGTLSIATTHTQARYALPPVISNFIKQYPEVSLHMHQGSPMQIAEMAADGTVDFAIATEALELFGDLIMMPCYKWNRCVVVPQGHPLTKLPKLTLEAVAEYPIVTYVFGFTGRSKLDEAFNHRGLTPKVVFTAADADVIKTYVRLGLGVGIVAKMAVDTKLDSDLVALDASELFEASITKIGFRRGTFLRGFMCDFIEKFAPHLTREVMAKAIQCHNKQELEDLFEGVELPVH is encoded by the coding sequence ATGAAGCTTCAACAACTGCGCTACATCTGGGAAGTGGCGCACCATGACCTCAACGTCTCCGCGACGGCGCAGAGCCTGTATACCTCCCAGCCAGGTATCAGCAAGCAGATCCGCCTGCTCGAGGATGAGCTGGGTGTTGAAGTCTTTGCCCGCAGCGGCAAGCACCTGACCCGCGTTACCCCGGCCGGTGAGCGCATCATCAATACCGCTGGCGAAATCCTGCGCAAGGTCGAAAGCATCAAGCAGATTGCCCAGGAGTTCTCCAACGAGAAGAAGGGCACGCTGTCCATCGCCACCACCCACACCCAGGCGCGTTATGCCTTGCCGCCGGTGATCAGCAACTTCATCAAGCAGTACCCGGAAGTGTCCTTGCACATGCACCAGGGTTCGCCCATGCAGATTGCCGAAATGGCCGCGGACGGTACGGTCGACTTCGCCATCGCCACCGAGGCGCTGGAGCTGTTCGGCGACCTGATCATGATGCCGTGCTACAAGTGGAACCGCTGCGTGGTGGTGCCGCAGGGCCATCCGTTGACCAAGCTGCCAAAGCTTACCCTGGAAGCGGTCGCCGAATACCCGATCGTTACCTACGTGTTCGGTTTCACCGGGCGTTCGAAGCTGGACGAAGCGTTCAACCACCGCGGCCTTACGCCGAAAGTGGTGTTTACCGCGGCTGACGCCGACGTGATCAAGACCTATGTGCGCCTGGGGCTGGGCGTGGGGATCGTCGCCAAGATGGCGGTGGACACCAAGCTCGACAGCGACCTGGTGGCCTTGGATGCCAGCGAACTGTTCGAAGCCAGCATCACCAAGATCGGCTTCCGCCGCGGCACCTTCCTGCGTGGCTTCATGTGCGACTTCATCGAGAAGTTCGCCCCGCACCTGACCCGTGAAGTGATGGCCAAGGCCATCCAGTGCCACAACAAGCAGGAGCTGGAAGACCTGTTCGAAGGCGTCGAGCTGCCGGTGCACTGA
- a CDS encoding phosphoadenylyl-sulfate reductase has translation MSQPFDVAALAATYANKSPQDILKLAFEHFGDDLWISFSGAEDVVLVDMAWKLNKQVKVFSLDTGRLHPETYRFIDQVREQYNLPIEILSPDRAKLDPFVKEKGLFSFYKDGHGECCGIRKIEPLRRKLATVSAWATGQRRDQSPGTRSQVAAVEIDSAFSTPERTLYKFNPLAQMTSEEVWGYIRMLELPYNSLHERGFISIGCEPCTRPVLPNQHEREGRWWWEESTQKECGLHAGNLISKA, from the coding sequence ATGAGCCAACCCTTCGACGTCGCAGCACTGGCCGCGACCTATGCCAACAAGTCCCCGCAGGACATCCTCAAGCTTGCCTTCGAGCACTTCGGTGATGACCTGTGGATCTCCTTCAGCGGCGCCGAGGATGTGGTGCTGGTGGACATGGCCTGGAAGCTGAACAAGCAGGTCAAGGTGTTCAGCCTCGACACCGGCCGCCTGCACCCGGAGACCTACCGGTTCATCGACCAGGTCCGCGAGCAGTACAACCTGCCGATCGAGATCCTCAGCCCCGACCGCGCCAAGCTCGACCCGTTCGTCAAGGAAAAGGGCCTGTTCAGCTTCTACAAGGACGGCCACGGCGAGTGCTGCGGTATCCGCAAGATCGAGCCGCTGCGTCGCAAGCTGGCCACCGTGAGCGCCTGGGCCACCGGCCAGCGCCGCGACCAGAGCCCGGGCACCCGCAGCCAGGTGGCGGCAGTGGAAATCGACAGCGCCTTCTCCACCCCCGAGCGCACCCTGTACAAGTTCAACCCACTGGCACAGATGACCAGCGAGGAAGTGTGGGGTTATATCCGCATGCTGGAACTGCCGTACAACAGCCTGCACGAGCGCGGCTTCATCAGCATCGGCTGCGAGCCCTGCACCCGCCCGGTGCTGCCAAACCAGCATGAGCGCGAAGGGCGTTGGTGGTGGGAAGAGTCGACGCAGAAGGAATGCGGGTTGCACGCGGGCAACCTGATCAGCAAGGCATAA
- the pabB gene encoding aminodeoxychorismate synthase component I, whose translation MPTCTLHPLPYQPDPAAYFARLRQAPGAILLDSARPGAERGRFDLLSAWPLQHLQAQPDEDGRTFLQRLRAGLARLGHAQLPAGSELPFAGGLIGYLSYDFGRRLEHLPSLAVDDLGLPDAQLGLYAWALVTDHQCATSQLVFHPSLPGSERERLIALFEGVDNAESGSFQLLAPMAGDLQPEQYKAAFDQVQHYIQAGDCYQINLTQRFRAPCQGDPWHAYQALRKACPTPFSGYQQLADGSALLSFSPERFIRVSQRQVETRPIKGTRPRASNPAEDMRNAEELLHSPKDRSENLMIVDLLRNDLGRTCEIGSVKVPELFSLESYPNVHHLVSSITGQLASDKDALDLIGDSFPGGSITGAPKIRAMQIIDELEPARRALYCGSLLYVDVRGEMDSSIAIRSLLVKGGQVSCWGGGAVVADSEWQAEYEESIAKVRVLMETLQGL comes from the coding sequence ATGCCGACCTGTACGCTCCACCCCCTGCCCTACCAGCCCGACCCTGCCGCCTATTTCGCCCGCCTGCGCCAGGCCCCCGGTGCGATCCTGCTGGACAGCGCCCGCCCCGGCGCCGAACGCGGGCGCTTCGACCTGCTCAGCGCCTGGCCGCTGCAACACCTGCAAGCGCAGCCCGACGAAGATGGCCGCACCTTCCTCCAGCGCCTGCGCGCCGGCCTGGCACGACTGGGCCATGCGCAGTTGCCCGCAGGCAGCGAGCTGCCGTTCGCTGGCGGCCTGATCGGCTACCTGAGCTATGACTTCGGCCGCCGCCTGGAACACCTGCCCAGCCTGGCCGTGGACGACCTTGGCCTGCCGGACGCGCAACTGGGGCTGTATGCCTGGGCGCTGGTGACCGACCACCAGTGCGCGACCAGCCAACTGGTGTTCCACCCGAGCCTGCCCGGCAGCGAACGGGAACGGTTGATCGCCCTGTTCGAAGGTGTCGACAACGCGGAAAGCGGCAGCTTCCAGCTACTCGCGCCGATGGCCGGCGACCTGCAGCCCGAGCAGTACAAGGCCGCCTTTGACCAGGTGCAGCACTACATCCAGGCCGGCGACTGCTACCAGATCAACCTTACCCAGCGCTTCCGCGCGCCCTGCCAGGGCGACCCGTGGCACGCTTACCAGGCCCTGCGCAAAGCCTGCCCCACCCCCTTCTCCGGCTACCAGCAACTGGCAGACGGCAGCGCCCTGCTGAGCTTTTCGCCCGAGCGCTTCATTCGCGTCAGCCAGCGCCAGGTGGAAACCCGGCCGATCAAGGGCACTCGCCCGCGCGCCAGCAACCCGGCTGAAGACATGCGCAATGCCGAGGAGCTGCTGCACAGCCCCAAGGATCGCTCGGAAAACCTGATGATCGTCGACCTGCTGCGCAACGACCTGGGGCGCACCTGCGAGATCGGCTCGGTGAAGGTGCCGGAATTGTTCAGCCTGGAGAGCTACCCCAACGTGCACCACCTGGTCAGCAGCATCACCGGCCAGCTGGCCAGCGATAAAGACGCCCTGGACCTGATCGGCGACAGCTTCCCGGGCGGCTCGATCACCGGTGCGCCGAAGATCCGCGCCATGCAGATCATCGACGAACTGGAGCCGGCACGCCGGGCGCTGTACTGCGGCTCACTGCTCTACGTGGATGTGCGCGGCGAGATGGACAGCTCTATTGCCATTCGCAGCCTGCTGGTCAAGGGTGGACAGGTCAGCTGCTGGGGCGGCGGCGCGGTGGTGGCCGACTCCGAGTGGCAAGCCGAATATGAAGAGTCGATTGCCAAGGTGCGGGTGTTGATGGAGACCTTGCAAGGCTTGTGA
- a CDS encoding alpha-L-glutamate ligase-like protein has translation MFGLIKTWKALEARGIMGINRRNADYVLKYNKRHLYPIVDDKIITKERALAAGIHVPEMYGIIETEKEIEKLHQIIGGRSDFVIKPAQGAGGDGILVIADRFEDRYRTVSGKIISHEEIEHQISSILTGLYSLGGHRDRALIEYRVTPDQIFKSISYEGVPDIRIIVLMGYPVMAMLRLPTRQSGGKANLHQGAIGVGVDLATGVTLRGTWLNNIISKHPDTTNAVDGVQLPNWDGFMKLAAGCYELCGLGYIGVDMVLDQDKGPLILELNARPGLNIQIANDCGLTQRTHAIEAHLEALAKDGISEDAEQRVRVSQGLFGHVHPR, from the coding sequence ATGTTTGGCCTGATCAAGACGTGGAAAGCCCTGGAGGCCCGGGGCATCATGGGTATCAACCGGCGCAACGCGGACTACGTGTTGAAGTACAACAAGCGCCACCTGTACCCGATCGTCGACGACAAGATCATCACCAAGGAGCGCGCCCTGGCGGCCGGCATCCATGTGCCGGAAATGTACGGCATCATCGAGACCGAGAAAGAGATCGAGAAGCTCCACCAGATCATTGGTGGGCGCAGCGATTTCGTCATCAAGCCGGCGCAGGGCGCCGGTGGTGACGGCATCCTGGTGATCGCCGACCGCTTCGAGGACCGCTACCGCACGGTGTCCGGCAAGATCATCAGCCACGAGGAAATCGAGCACCAGATCTCGAGCATCCTCACCGGCCTGTACTCGCTGGGCGGGCACCGCGACCGTGCGCTTATCGAGTACCGGGTCACCCCCGACCAGATCTTCAAGAGCATCAGCTACGAAGGCGTGCCGGACATCCGCATCATCGTGCTGATGGGCTACCCGGTGATGGCCATGCTGCGCCTGCCGACCCGCCAGTCCGGCGGCAAGGCCAACCTGCACCAGGGCGCCATCGGCGTGGGTGTCGACCTGGCCACCGGCGTGACCCTGCGCGGCACCTGGTTGAACAACATCATCAGCAAGCACCCGGACACCACCAACGCGGTGGATGGCGTGCAACTGCCGAACTGGGACGGCTTCATGAAGCTGGCCGCCGGCTGCTACGAGCTGTGTGGCCTGGGCTACATCGGTGTCGACATGGTGCTGGACCAGGACAAGGGGCCGCTGATTCTCGAGCTCAACGCCCGCCCCGGCCTGAACATCCAGATCGCCAACGACTGCGGCCTGACCCAGCGCACCCACGCCATCGAGGCGCACCTGGAAGCGCTGGCCAAGGATGGCATCAGCGAAGATGCCGAACAGCGCGTGCGGGTATCGCAAGGCTTGTTCGGGCACGTGCACCCGCGCTGA